Below is a genomic region from Fervidobacterium sp..
CCATTTACGATGCCATATTTGGAAGATCTGGAAAGCGGGGTCGAACTTTCGAAAGTAAGGGCGCATGCTTATGATATGGTCATCAATGGATTTGAAGTAGGTGGAGGAAGCATAAGAATACACAGCAGGGAAATACAAGAGAAAGTTTTTGATATCATCGGTTTAACTAAGGAAGAGGCGAAAGAAAAATTTGGATTTTTCCTTGAGGCACTCCAATACGGTGTTCCACCACATGGTGGAATAGCATTTGGTTTAGATAGATTAGCCGCGATAGCCGCAGGTGTGGATAACATAAGGGAAGTTATAGCGTTTCCAAAAACGTCAAGCGGAACTTGTCTTTTGACTAACGCTCCATCAAGTGTTACACAAGTGCAGCTCGATGAATTGGGGATAACACTCAAGCTATTTTAAAATTTTTCGGAGGTGAAAGTCATGGCTATCAAATTTGATAAAAGGGAAGTTTCTGGGAAACTTGTAGTTTCTATACATGGAGAGATTGATGCTTATCACTCTGGGGAGGTTAAGAAATTCTTAAAAGATGTCATTACAGAGACTAAACTGAGCAAGGTAGTGCTTGATATGTCCGAAGTTAACTACATAGACAGTGCTGGACTTGGGAGTCTTGTCGCATTGTACAAAGATGCCAGAATGGCGGAAAAGGAACTTATACTTGCAGCTCTTAAACAGACTGTAATGAGAATATTTGAAATGACAAGACTTGATAGGGTGTTTAAAATAGTTTCCACTGTAGAGGAGGCTTAATAAATTGTATTGCAAAATAGCAATAGACGGACCTGCCGGTTCCGGTAAAACTACTGTTGCAAAACTAATAGCCCAAAAATTAAATATTGACTATCTTGACACTGGTGCAATGTACCGAATAATAGGGCTTTACTTGCATAATCTGGGGGTTGATCCGAAGGAGAGTAACTTGGATGAGTTTTTAAAAGATTTAATCATCGACTATTCGAATGGTACATTTTATTTAAACGGTAAAAAGATTGAAGAGGAGATAAGAACTCCAGAAGCTGGAATGTATGCATCAATGTATGCGGCAAATCCACAAGTAAGAAAACATCTTACTAAGATGCAACAAGAAATATGTAAAAATAAGAGTATAGTAGCCGAAGGTAGGGATATAGGAACCGTAGTAATGCCTGATGCAAGGGTAAAGATATTCCTTGTTGCCTCACCGGAAATAAGGGCACAAAGACGTTACAAAGAACTAAAAGAAAAAGGGATAGACGTTAGTTACGATGAGTTACTTACCCAAATCAAAAAAAGAGACGAAAATGACTCAACTCGTGAAGTAGCACCATTAATAAAGCCACACGATGCAATAGAAATAGACACATCAAATTTGACAATAGAGCAAGTTGTAGAGAAAATATTACAGATTGTAAAAGAAAGGTGCTGTATATCATGAGTTTGGAAGTTGTAAAGGGACCAATAGGATTTTGCTTTGGGGTGAAAAATGCAATTGATGAGATAGTTAAACGTCTTGAAAATGGTGAGATATTATTCACAGATGGAGATATAGTACACAATAACAATGTACTCGAGAAACTTAAGATACTTGGATTAAGATATGAACCACAGGGCAACTGTCGATTTGTTGTAAGAGCACACGGCTTACCGCCAGATAAAATTGCTGAAATCAGTAAAAAATACGAAATAGTTGATTTAACATGTCCAATAGTTAGTGAAAACTTTAGATTGGCAACAAAGTTGTGTAATGACGGTTATCGTGTAGTTGTTTTCGGAAAGAAGGATCATCCTGAAATGATTGCATTATCAGGTTATGTAAATAACGCTATAGTTACAACTGAATCCTTAACTTTACCTGATGATAAGATTGCAGTAATTAGTCAAACCACAAGTTCGCAAGAAGATTTCGTCAAATTTGTTGAAGAAATGCATTCTAAAAATAGAGGAAAGGAAATAAAAGTATTAAACACGATATGCAAAGTTACAATCGATAGAGAAAAGGCTGTAAATCAGTTAGCTAAATTATGCAATTTAGTAATCGTTGTTGGTGGAAAAAATAGTTCAAATACAAAAAAACTGTACGAAATATCCTCAAAAATCACTTTGAGCTTGCACGTTGAAAATATCAAAGAGTTTATAAACAGTTTAAACGAAACAAACCTTGGAGAACTACTCAAAGATGAAAAAATAAAAGTTGGATTAATAAGTGGCACATCAACAGATTCAAGCGATGTTGACAAAATAGCTTCATACCTTATTGAAAACTACGGTGGGAGGGAACTTTACATGGCGGATTTGAACAACATCTCGAAGGAAGAGCTTCTTGAGAAAAACGTTGAAGATTCGTTCGAACAACTTCTGAGTGAATACGAAAGTACAAATCAGGTGGGAAGGGGAAGGATCGTTGAAGGTGTTGTAACACAAATTTCATCAACAGGTTTGGCTGTCGATCTTGGTGGAAAAGTTACTGGATTTGTGCCGTTAGAAGAACTTTTCAGAGAAATTAATGAGTATAAAGTTGGAGATAAGGTAAAGGCACGTGTGGAAAAAATAGACGAAAACGAAGGTACAGCAATACTTTCTGAAAAAAAGCCAATGGAAAGGTTTGTTCTTGAAGAAATAAGGAAAGCCAAAGAAAGTGGTAAAGCGGTTCATGGAAAGATAGTTGAACGTATAAAAGGAGGATACAAAGTAATTCTTGAAAACATCGTGGAAGCGTTTCTTCCAGGTAGTGAGTCAAACATAAAAGAAGATGAAGAAATACCAAAAGGAAAGGTTCAGTTTGCGGTTTTGTCTTTCGAAATCAGAGGTAGAAAAGCAAATATAGTGGTCTCAAGAAGGAAACTGTTCCAAAAATTAATTGAAGAATTTTACAACAATAGAAAGCCTGGAGATGTAATAGAAGGTATTGTTGAAGACGTAGATGAAAAAGGGGCAGTGATAAGAGTAGCTGGTGTTACGACTGGGTATATACCGAACAGCGAAATTTCTTACAACACTTCTGTAAAAGCAAAGGATGTATTGAACATAGGAAAAATAATGAAATTCTTAATAAAAGAGATAAACTCTGAAAAGAAAAGGCTAATACTCAGCTTGAAAGCTTTGTTGCCAGATCCATGGGAAAATGTACCTAAAAAATATCAAGTTGGTCAGATAGTAACCGGTGTTGTAACTTCAGTAAAGCCTTTCGGTTTCTTTGCCAAATTGGAAGATGGTGTTGAAGGATTCATTCCTATAGAGGAAGTTTTCTGGCAAAGAAAGGGAAACATTAATGAAGTCGTTAGTAACGGTGATTTTGTAAGACTACAAGTCTTGGAAGTTAACCCGGAAAAGCGTCAGATAAAGTTGAGCTACAAGAGTGTAATTGGTGATCCTTGGGAAAATTTATCAGCCAAAATGCCCGAAGGGAGTATAGCGCAAGGTAAGGTAATAAAGGTACTTCCAAAAGGAGTCATTATAGAAATAGAACCTGAAGTAACTGCCTTTTGTAACATTTCCGAGATCTCATGGAATTTCGTTGATAAAGTTGAAGATGTCATTAAAGAAAACACAATTGTTCGTTTTCAAATTCTTAACATAGATCGTAACAACAAAAGAATACACGTAAGTATTAGAAAAGCGATGCCAAATCCGTGGGAAAACTTTGCAAAAATTCACAAAGAAGGAGATGTCGTAAGAGCTAAAATTATAAAGTCTATGGAAAAAGGATACATTGGTCTTTGTGAAAACATAGAAGTATACATACCGAAATCACAAGTTTACGAAAACTTAAACTTAGGCGATGAAATAGATGGTAAAATAATAAAGCTTGAGCAACAAAAGGATATTTACAAAATTATAGTGAGTCCAAAAGCGTATGAACACTCTTTTGTTAACCAAGAGCGAAGTAGTGATTTTGGAAAGGTAAACGTGGAGGTAAAAATTCCGAATGACTCAAAAATTCAGAGAGAAAGTACCGACGGTGCTAATAGTAGGCAAGAGTAACGTAGGCAAGTCAACGCTTTTTAATAAATTGATAGGTAAAAGAAAATCAATAGTTGCAAACGAGGATGGAACAACACGTGACGCGGTCATAGACCGCGTCATTTGGTATGATAAGGTTTTTCAATTAGTTGATACATGTGGGATTTTTGAACAGCAGAAAGATGAGATATATGAAAAAAGTAAAGAGATGACGTTTAAAGTGCTATCAGAAGCAGCTCTTGTTTTATTTGTAGTGGATGGACGAAACGGACTCTCATCCGAAGATTTTACGATAGCAGATTTGCTTAGGAAGTCAAACGTTGAAGTGTTGCTAGTTGCGAACAAAGTTGAAAATGAGAAGATTTACCAAACGATTTTGCCTGACTTGTTTTCACTTGGATTTGGTAAACCATTTGAGGTGTCAGCTGAGCAAGGTAGAAATCTTGATGAATTGTTAGAAAACGTGATCTCGATTCTCGAGTCAAAAGGTTACGATCTGAGCATGGAGGAAGAGCAAAACATCGTAAGAGTTACGCTTGTTGGAAGACCAAATGCTGGCAAGTCTTCTCTTTTCAACATGTTGATCGACGAGGAAAGAGCACTTGTAACTCCCATCGCTGGTACAACGAGGGATATAATTGACGAACTTATAAAAATAGATCAAACAAATTATTTATTTGTGGACACAGCCGGATTACGTAAGAAAAGTAGGATAGAAAGTTTTTTAGAACGTGTAAGTACAATGCGAACAATAAATTCTATACAGCGCTCCGATGTGGTTGTGCTTG
It encodes:
- a CDS encoding STAS domain-containing protein encodes the protein MAIKFDKREVSGKLVVSIHGEIDAYHSGEVKKFLKDVITETKLSKVVLDMSEVNYIDSAGLGSLVALYKDARMAEKELILAALKQTVMRIFEMTRLDRVFKIVSTVEEA
- the cmk gene encoding (d)CMP kinase, which codes for MYCKIAIDGPAGSGKTTVAKLIAQKLNIDYLDTGAMYRIIGLYLHNLGVDPKESNLDEFLKDLIIDYSNGTFYLNGKKIEEEIRTPEAGMYASMYAANPQVRKHLTKMQQEICKNKSIVAEGRDIGTVVMPDARVKIFLVASPEIRAQRRYKELKEKGIDVSYDELLTQIKKRDENDSTREVAPLIKPHDAIEIDTSNLTIEQVVEKILQIVKERCCIS
- a CDS encoding bifunctional 4-hydroxy-3-methylbut-2-enyl diphosphate reductase/30S ribosomal protein S1, whose product is MSLEVVKGPIGFCFGVKNAIDEIVKRLENGEILFTDGDIVHNNNVLEKLKILGLRYEPQGNCRFVVRAHGLPPDKIAEISKKYEIVDLTCPIVSENFRLATKLCNDGYRVVVFGKKDHPEMIALSGYVNNAIVTTESLTLPDDKIAVISQTTSSQEDFVKFVEEMHSKNRGKEIKVLNTICKVTIDREKAVNQLAKLCNLVIVVGGKNSSNTKKLYEISSKITLSLHVENIKEFINSLNETNLGELLKDEKIKVGLISGTSTDSSDVDKIASYLIENYGGRELYMADLNNISKEELLEKNVEDSFEQLLSEYESTNQVGRGRIVEGVVTQISSTGLAVDLGGKVTGFVPLEELFREINEYKVGDKVKARVEKIDENEGTAILSEKKPMERFVLEEIRKAKESGKAVHGKIVERIKGGYKVILENIVEAFLPGSESNIKEDEEIPKGKVQFAVLSFEIRGRKANIVVSRRKLFQKLIEEFYNNRKPGDVIEGIVEDVDEKGAVIRVAGVTTGYIPNSEISYNTSVKAKDVLNIGKIMKFLIKEINSEKKRLILSLKALLPDPWENVPKKYQVGQIVTGVVTSVKPFGFFAKLEDGVEGFIPIEEVFWQRKGNINEVVSNGDFVRLQVLEVNPEKRQIKLSYKSVIGDPWENLSAKMPEGSIAQGKVIKVLPKGVIIEIEPEVTAFCNISEISWNFVDKVEDVIKENTIVRFQILNIDRNNKRIHVSIRKAMPNPWENFAKIHKEGDVVRAKIIKSMEKGYIGLCENIEVYIPKSQVYENLNLGDEIDGKIIKLEQQKDIYKIIVSPKAYEHSFVNQERSSDFGKVNVEVKIPNDSKIQRESTDGANSRQE
- the der gene encoding ribosome biogenesis GTPase Der, producing the protein MTQKFREKVPTVLIVGKSNVGKSTLFNKLIGKRKSIVANEDGTTRDAVIDRVIWYDKVFQLVDTCGIFEQQKDEIYEKSKEMTFKVLSEAALVLFVVDGRNGLSSEDFTIADLLRKSNVEVLLVANKVENEKIYQTILPDLFSLGFGKPFEVSAEQGRNLDELLENVISILESKGYDLSMEEEQNIVRVTLVGRPNAGKSSLFNMLIDEERALVTPIAGTTRDIIDELIKIDQTNYLFVDTAGLRKKSRIESFLERVSTMRTINSIQRSDVVVLVIDATEGITRQDQRIAGLAEKNGKATVIVFNKWDLVKHADKRMSDYIDEVKEKLYFVDYSPVVFTSALRKIGKKELLIAINKSYSSLHKKVPTSAVNSAIQRMIVKPPHGLKLYYGLQVDIRPPTFLFFVNNPQVPESFQNAIRRTIREQVDPFAGAPIFLKFKQRE